GGGTCGAGGATTCCGGCCTTCATCAGGTCCTCGAACTCCTCGGTGGCCGCGTTGTAGCCGTAGTTCCCCTTCCCGCTGCGGATCTTGTCGACGATCACGCCGCCGTCCTGGCCGGCGTTGATCGCGATCTGCTTGGCGGGCTCGACGAGCGACTTCCGGACGATGTCCACGCCCGCCTGCTGGTCGTGCTCCAGCTTCAGGTTGTCCAGGCAGGGGGCGGCCCGGATGTACGCCACGCCGCCACCGGCGACGATCCCTTCCTCGACCGCCGCGCGGGTCGCGTGCAGGGCGTCCTCGACGCGCGCCTTCTTCTCCTTCATCTCGGTCTCGGTCGCCGCGCCGACGTTGATCACCGCCACGCCGCCGACCAGCTTCGCCAGCCGCTCCTGGAGCTTCTCCTTGTCGTAGTCGGACGTGGTCTCCTCGACCTGCGCCCGGATCTGCTTCACCCGGCCCTCGATGTCGGCCTTCTTGCCGGCCCCGTCGATGATCGTGGTGTTGTCCTTGTCGATGACCACGCGCTTGGCGCGGCCGAGGTCGGTCAGGGTGACCGCCTCGAGCTTGATCCCCATCTCCTCGGCGATCGCCTTCCCGCCGGTGAGGATCGCGATATCCTCCAGCATCGCCTTGCGCCGGTCGCCGAAGCCGGGGGCCTTGACGGCCGAGGCGTTCAGCGTGCCGCGGAGCTTGTTCACCACGAGGGTGGCCAGCGCCTCTCCCTCGACTTCCTCCGCCACGATCAGCAGCGGCTTGCCGCTGCGGGCGATCTGCTCCAGCAGCGGGAGCAGGTCCTTCATGTTGGCGATCTTCTTCTCATGGATGAGGATGAACGGGTCCTCGAGGATGACCTCCATCCGCTCGGGGTCGGTGACGAAGTACGGGGAGAGGTAGCCGCGATCGAACTGCATCCCTTCCACGATCTCGAGGGTCGTCTCCATCCCCTTGGCTTCCTCGACGGTGATGACCCCCTCCTTGCCGACCTTGGCCATCGCCTCGGAGATGATGTTCCCGATCGTCTCGTCGTTGTTCGCGGAGATGGTGCCGACCTGTGCGATCTCCTTGGGGTCCTTCGTCGCCTTCGACATCTTCTTGAGCTCGGCGGCGACGGCCTCGACGGCCTTGTCGATTCCGCGCTTGAGGCCCATCGGGTTGTAGCCGGCCGCGACCAGCTTCGCCCCTTCCTGGTAGATCTTCTGGGCCAGCACGGTGGCGGTGGTGGTCCCGTCGCCCGCGACGTCGCTCGTCTTGGAGGCGACCTCCTTCACCATCTGCGCGCCCATGTTCTCGAACTTGTCCGCCAGCTCGACTTCCTTGGCCACCGTGACGCCGTCCTTGGTGACCAGGGGGGAGCCGAACGACTTCTCGATGATCACGTTGCGGCCCCGGGGACCGAGAGTGATCTTGACCGCATCGGCCAATGCGTCCACGCCCACCTTGATCTTGCCGCGGGCCTCCTCGCTGAACTTCAGAACTTTCGCCATCGTATCCTTCCTCCTTGGTTGTTCGCTCGTATTGGGTGGGGTGCGGCCTACTTGGTCAGGATCGCCAGGATGTCGTCTTCGCGCAGGATCAGGTGTTCCACGCCGTCGACCTTGATGTCCGTGCCGGAATATTTCCCGAACAGGATGCGGTCGCCCGCCTTCACCTCGGGGGTCACCCGGGTGCCGGTGTCCGTCACCTTGCCGGGGCCCACGGCGACGACCAGGCCCTCCTGCGGTTTCTCCTTGGCCGAGTCGGGGATGATGATCCCGCCCTTCGTCTTGGCTTCCTCT
The nucleotide sequence above comes from Deltaproteobacteria bacterium. Encoded proteins:
- the groES gene encoding co-chaperone GroES, translated to MKVKPLQDRILIKRVEEEAKTKGGIIIPDSAKEKPQEGLVVAVGPGKVTDTGTRVTPEVKAGDRILFGKYSGTDIKVDGVEHLILREDDILAILTK
- the groL gene encoding chaperonin GroEL (60 kDa chaperone family; promotes refolding of misfolded polypeptides especially under stressful conditions; forms two stacked rings of heptamers to form a barrel-shaped 14mer; ends can be capped by GroES; misfolded proteins enter the barrel where they are refolded when GroES binds), producing the protein MAKVLKFSEEARGKIKVGVDALADAVKITLGPRGRNVIIEKSFGSPLVTKDGVTVAKEVELADKFENMGAQMVKEVASKTSDVAGDGTTTATVLAQKIYQEGAKLVAAGYNPMGLKRGIDKAVEAVAAELKKMSKATKDPKEIAQVGTISANNDETIGNIISEAMAKVGKEGVITVEEAKGMETTLEIVEGMQFDRGYLSPYFVTDPERMEVILEDPFILIHEKKIANMKDLLPLLEQIARSGKPLLIVAEEVEGEALATLVVNKLRGTLNASAVKAPGFGDRRKAMLEDIAILTGGKAIAEEMGIKLEAVTLTDLGRAKRVVIDKDNTTIIDGAGKKADIEGRVKQIRAQVEETTSDYDKEKLQERLAKLVGGVAVINVGAATETEMKEKKARVEDALHATRAAVEEGIVAGGGVAYIRAAPCLDNLKLEHDQQAGVDIVRKSLVEPAKQIAINAGQDGGVIVDKIRSGKGNYGYNAATEEFEDLMKAGILDPTKVTRVALQNAASVAGLMITTECAIAEKPEEKKDMPQMPPGGGGMY